A single region of the Solwaraspora sp. WMMD791 genome encodes:
- the rplA gene encoding 50S ribosomal protein L1 produces MQRSKSYRKATEQIDRTRLYTPAEAVKLAKETSAVKFDATVEVAMRLGVDPRKADQMVRGTVNLPHGTGKTARVIVFAAGAKAEEAVAAGADEVGTDELVARIQGGWLDFDAAIATPDQMAKIGRIARILGPRGLMPNPKTGTVTMDVTKAVADIKGGKITFRVDKHSNLHLIIGKASFGEAQLIDNYAAVLDEVLRAKPSAAKGKYLRKVVLTTTMGPGVPVDPNVVKNLHEATSES; encoded by the coding sequence ATGCAGCGCAGCAAGAGCTACCGCAAGGCCACCGAGCAGATCGACCGGACGAGGCTGTACACCCCGGCCGAGGCGGTCAAGCTGGCCAAGGAGACGAGCGCCGTCAAGTTCGACGCCACGGTCGAGGTCGCCATGCGCCTCGGCGTCGACCCGCGTAAGGCGGACCAGATGGTGCGCGGCACGGTCAACCTGCCGCACGGCACGGGCAAGACCGCCCGGGTGATCGTCTTCGCCGCCGGCGCGAAGGCGGAGGAGGCCGTCGCGGCCGGTGCCGACGAGGTCGGTACGGATGAGCTGGTCGCCCGGATCCAGGGTGGCTGGCTGGACTTCGACGCGGCGATCGCCACTCCGGACCAGATGGCGAAGATCGGCCGGATCGCGCGGATCCTGGGCCCGCGCGGCCTGATGCCGAACCCGAAGACCGGCACCGTCACGATGGACGTGACCAAGGCCGTCGCCGACATCAAGGGCGGCAAGATCACCTTCCGGGTGGACAAGCACTCCAACCTGCACCTGATCATCGGCAAGGCCTCGTTCGGTGAGGCGCAGCTGATCGACAACTACGCCGCCGTACTGGACGAGGTGCTGCGGGCCAAGCCGTCCGCCGCCAAGGGCAAGTACCTGCGCAAGGTCGTGCTGACCACCACGATGGGTCCCGGCGTGCCGGTCGACCCGAACGTGGTGAAGAACCTGCACGAGGCGACCAGCGAGAGCTGA
- the nusG gene encoding transcription termination/antitermination protein NusG, with the protein MPEYDETAGVTDDQSTVATAAADESVEAASAPSVPAAEADEPAVEADDEEFDAVAELRQKLRYAPGDWYVVHSYAGYENKVKTNLETRISSLDMEEFIFQVEVPTREEVEVKNGKRLQVQNKVFPGYILVRMDLTPESYSCVRNTPGVTGFVGATDRADRPAPLSLNEVLKWLAPAVATEPKKAKAEIKVLDFEVGDSVTVTDGAFASLPATISEINADQQKLKVLVSIFGRETPVELNFNQVAKI; encoded by the coding sequence GTGCCTGAGTACGACGAGACCGCCGGCGTTACCGACGACCAGTCGACGGTGGCAACGGCGGCGGCTGATGAGTCGGTTGAGGCCGCCAGCGCACCATCGGTCCCCGCCGCCGAGGCGGACGAGCCCGCTGTCGAGGCGGACGACGAAGAGTTCGACGCGGTGGCCGAGCTGCGGCAGAAGCTGCGCTACGCCCCGGGTGACTGGTACGTGGTCCACTCCTACGCCGGCTACGAGAACAAGGTCAAGACCAACCTCGAGACCCGGATCAGCAGCCTCGACATGGAGGAGTTCATCTTCCAGGTGGAGGTGCCCACCCGCGAAGAGGTCGAGGTCAAGAACGGCAAGCGCCTCCAGGTGCAGAACAAGGTCTTCCCCGGCTACATCCTGGTCCGGATGGACCTGACGCCGGAGTCGTACTCCTGCGTGCGCAACACCCCCGGGGTCACCGGCTTCGTCGGGGCGACCGACCGGGCCGACCGACCGGCGCCGCTGTCGCTCAACGAGGTGCTCAAGTGGCTGGCCCCGGCCGTCGCCACCGAGCCGAAGAAGGCCAAGGCCGAGATCAAGGTGCTGGACTTCGAGGTCGGCGACTCGGTCACCGTCACCGACGGCGCGTTCGCCTCGCTGCCGGCCACGATCAGCGAGATCAACGCCGATCAGCAGAAGCTGAAGGTGCTGGTCTCCATCTTCGGCCGGGAGACCCCGGTGGAGCTGAACTTCAACCAGGTCGCCAAGATCTGA
- a CDS encoding DNA-directed RNA polymerase subunit beta: MAASRPAKTSRTSSAFAPRRISFGRITEHLEVPNLLSIQTESFDWLVGNEAWQGRSADDPHARSGLAEILDEISPIEDFSGTMSLSFSSPRFDEVKASIEECKEKDLTYCAPLFVTAEFTNNTTGEIKSQTVFMGDFPMMTPKGTFIINGTERVVVSQLVRSPGVYFDKQPDKTSDRDLSSVKVIPSRGAWLEFDIDKRDTVGVRIDRKRRQAVTVLLKAIGWSADRIRERFGWSELMMTTLEKDHIAGVDEALLDIYRKLRPGEPPTRENAQTLLDNLFFNPKRYDVAKVGRYKFNKKLELDVPINKGTLTEDDIVATVEYLCRLHAGEEGYEADDIDHFGNRRLRTVGELIQNQVRVGLSRMERVVRERMTTQDVEAITPQTLINIRPVVAAIKEFFGTSQLSQFMDQTNPLAGLTHRRRLSALGPGGLSRERAGFEVRDVHPSHYGRMCPIETPEGPNIGLIGALSTFGRVNPFGFIETPYRKVVDGRVTDQIDYLTADEEDRYVKAQANAPLMADGTFAEDRVLVRRKGGEVDFVSPAAVDYMDVSPRQMVSVATAMIPFLEHDDANRALMGANMQRQAVPLVKAESPLVGTGMEYRAAVDAGDVVLAEAGGVVEDLCADYVTVHQDDGHRRTYLLHKFRRSNAGSCVNQKPTVFEGDRVEAGQVIADGPCTDEGEMALGRNLLVAFMPWEGYNYEDAIILSQRLVQQDVLTSIHIEEHEVDARDTKLGPEEITRDIPNVSEEMLADLDERGIIRIGAEVVPGDILVGKVTPKGETELTPEERLLRAIFGEKAREVRDTSLKVPHGETGTVIGVRTFSRDDGDELPPGVNELVRVYVAQKRKIQDGDKLAGRHGNKGVISKILPVEDMPFLSDGTPVDIVLNPLGVPGRMNIGQILETHLGWVAKTGWKVEGDDAEWKAALRAIGSDEAEPDTNVATPVFDGVREEEITGLLGSTLPNRDGVQLIGNSGKAQLFDGRSGEPLPDAIAVGYIYILKLNHLVDDKIHARSTGPYSMITQQPLGGKAQFGGQRFGEMECWAMQAYGAAYALQELLTIKSDDVLGRVKVYEAIVKGENIPEPGIPESFKVLLKELQSLCLNVEVLSSDGVALEMRETDDEVFRAAEELGIDLSRREPSSVEEV; this comes from the coding sequence TTGGCAGCTTCCCGCCCTGCGAAGACCAGTCGTACGTCGAGCGCTTTCGCTCCTCGCCGAATCTCATTCGGCCGGATCACCGAACACCTCGAGGTCCCCAACCTTCTCTCCATCCAGACCGAATCCTTCGACTGGCTGGTGGGCAACGAGGCTTGGCAGGGCCGGTCGGCTGACGACCCGCACGCACGATCAGGCCTCGCGGAGATTCTCGACGAGATCAGTCCCATTGAGGACTTTTCCGGCACTATGTCGCTTTCCTTCTCCAGCCCGCGCTTCGACGAGGTCAAGGCCTCGATCGAGGAGTGCAAGGAGAAGGACCTGACCTACTGCGCACCGCTCTTCGTGACCGCGGAGTTCACCAACAACACCACTGGCGAGATCAAGAGCCAGACGGTGTTCATGGGTGACTTCCCGATGATGACGCCGAAGGGCACCTTCATCATCAACGGCACCGAGCGCGTCGTGGTCAGCCAGCTCGTCCGCTCGCCGGGCGTGTACTTCGACAAGCAGCCGGACAAGACCTCCGACCGCGATCTGTCCAGCGTCAAGGTGATCCCGAGCCGGGGTGCCTGGCTGGAGTTCGACATCGACAAGCGCGACACCGTCGGTGTCCGCATCGACCGTAAGCGGCGCCAGGCCGTGACCGTCCTGCTCAAGGCCATCGGTTGGTCCGCCGACCGGATCCGTGAGCGGTTCGGCTGGTCCGAGCTGATGATGACCACCCTGGAGAAGGACCACATCGCCGGGGTGGACGAGGCGCTGCTCGACATCTACCGCAAGCTGCGTCCTGGCGAGCCGCCGACCCGCGAGAACGCGCAGACCCTGCTCGACAACCTCTTCTTCAACCCGAAGCGGTACGACGTCGCCAAGGTCGGCCGGTACAAGTTCAACAAGAAGCTCGAGCTGGACGTCCCGATCAACAAGGGGACGCTGACCGAGGACGACATCGTCGCCACCGTCGAGTACCTCTGCCGGCTGCACGCCGGTGAGGAGGGCTACGAGGCCGACGACATCGACCACTTCGGTAACCGGCGGCTGCGTACCGTCGGTGAGCTGATCCAGAACCAGGTACGGGTCGGCCTGTCCCGGATGGAGCGGGTCGTCCGCGAGCGGATGACCACCCAGGACGTCGAGGCGATCACGCCGCAGACCCTGATCAACATCCGTCCGGTGGTGGCGGCGATCAAGGAGTTCTTCGGCACCTCGCAGCTGTCCCAGTTCATGGACCAGACCAACCCGCTCGCCGGGTTGACCCACCGCCGACGGCTCAGCGCCCTCGGCCCGGGTGGTCTGTCCCGGGAGCGGGCCGGCTTCGAGGTCCGCGACGTGCACCCGTCGCACTACGGCCGGATGTGCCCGATCGAGACCCCGGAAGGGCCGAACATCGGTCTGATCGGGGCGCTGTCCACCTTCGGGCGGGTCAACCCGTTCGGCTTCATCGAGACGCCGTACCGCAAGGTCGTCGACGGCCGGGTCACCGACCAGATCGACTACCTGACCGCCGACGAGGAGGACCGGTACGTCAAGGCGCAGGCCAACGCCCCGCTGATGGCCGACGGCACCTTCGCCGAGGACCGCGTCCTGGTCCGACGCAAGGGCGGTGAGGTCGACTTCGTCTCGCCGGCCGCCGTCGACTACATGGACGTCTCACCGCGGCAGATGGTCTCCGTGGCCACCGCGATGATCCCGTTCCTGGAGCACGACGACGCCAACCGGGCCCTGATGGGCGCGAACATGCAGCGTCAGGCGGTTCCGCTGGTCAAGGCGGAGTCCCCGCTGGTCGGCACCGGCATGGAGTACCGCGCGGCGGTCGACGCCGGCGACGTGGTGCTGGCCGAGGCCGGCGGCGTGGTCGAGGACCTCTGCGCCGACTACGTCACGGTGCACCAGGACGACGGCCACCGCCGGACCTACCTGCTGCACAAGTTCCGCCGCTCCAACGCCGGCTCCTGCGTCAACCAGAAGCCGACCGTCTTCGAGGGCGACCGGGTCGAGGCCGGCCAGGTCATCGCGGACGGTCCGTGCACCGACGAAGGCGAGATGGCCCTCGGCCGTAACCTGCTCGTGGCGTTCATGCCGTGGGAGGGCTACAACTACGAGGACGCGATCATCCTGTCCCAGCGGCTGGTGCAGCAGGACGTGCTCACCTCGATCCACATCGAGGAGCACGAGGTCGACGCCCGGGACACCAAGCTCGGCCCGGAGGAGATCACCCGCGACATCCCGAACGTCAGCGAGGAGATGCTCGCCGACCTCGACGAGCGCGGCATCATCCGGATCGGCGCCGAGGTCGTCCCCGGCGACATCCTGGTCGGCAAGGTCACCCCGAAGGGCGAGACCGAGCTGACCCCGGAGGAGCGGCTGCTGCGGGCGATCTTCGGCGAGAAGGCCCGGGAGGTCCGGGACACCTCGCTGAAGGTGCCGCACGGTGAGACCGGCACGGTGATCGGCGTACGGACCTTCTCCCGCGACGACGGCGACGAGTTGCCGCCGGGCGTCAACGAGCTGGTCCGGGTCTACGTCGCCCAGAAGCGGAAGATCCAGGACGGCGACAAGCTCGCCGGCCGGCACGGCAACAAGGGTGTCATCTCCAAGATCCTGCCGGTGGAGGACATGCCGTTCCTCTCCGACGGTACGCCGGTCGACATCGTGCTCAACCCGCTCGGTGTGCCGGGCCGGATGAACATCGGCCAGATCCTGGAGACCCACCTCGGGTGGGTGGCCAAGACCGGCTGGAAGGTCGAGGGCGACGACGCCGAGTGGAAGGCCGCGCTGCGGGCCATCGGGTCCGACGAGGCCGAGCCGGACACCAACGTCGCGACCCCGGTCTTCGACGGTGTCCGCGAGGAGGAGATCACCGGCCTGCTCGGCAGCACCCTGCCGAACCGTGACGGCGTGCAGCTGATCGGCAACTCCGGCAAGGCCCAGCTGTTCGACGGGCGCTCCGGTGAGCCGCTGCCGGACGCGATCGCAGTCGGCTACATCTACATCCTCAAGCTCAACCACCTGGTCGACGACAAGATCCACGCGCGGTCGACCGGCCCGTACTCGATGATCACCCAGCAGCCGCTCGGCGGTAAGGCCCAGTTCGGTGGCCAGCGCTTCGGTGAGATGGAGTGCTGGGCGATGCAGGCGTACGGCGCCGCCTACGCCCTGCAGGAACTGCTGACCATCAAGTCCGACGACGTCCTGGGCCGGGTCAAGGTCTACGAGGCGATCGTCAAGGGCGAGAACATCCCCGAGCCGGGCATCCCCGAGTCGTTCAAGGTGCTGCTCAAGGAGCTGCAGTCGCTGTGCCTCAACGTCGAGGTGCTCTCCAGCGACGGCGTGGCCCTGGAAATGCGCGAGACCGACGACGAGGTGTTCCGGGCGGCGGAGGAACTCGGTATCGACCTGTCCCGGCGGGAGCCGAGCTCGGTCGAGGAAGTCTGA
- the rplL gene encoding 50S ribosomal protein L7/L12 — translation MAKLSTDELLDAFKEMTLIELSEFVKQFEETFEVTAAAPVAVAAAGPAAAAAEAEPEKDEFDVILEADGGKKIQVIKVVRELTGLGLKEAKDLVEAAPKPVLEKANKEAADKAKAKLEAEGAKVTLK, via the coding sequence ATGGCGAAGCTCAGCACCGACGAGCTGCTCGACGCGTTCAAGGAGATGACGCTGATCGAGCTCTCGGAGTTCGTGAAGCAGTTCGAGGAGACCTTCGAGGTCACCGCCGCCGCTCCGGTCGCCGTCGCGGCCGCCGGCCCGGCCGCCGCCGCGGCGGAAGCCGAGCCGGAGAAGGACGAGTTCGACGTCATCCTCGAGGCTGACGGCGGCAAGAAGATCCAGGTCATCAAGGTCGTGCGGGAGCTGACCGGCCTGGGCCTGAAGGAGGCCAAGGACCTGGTCGAGGCCGCGCCGAAGCCGGTCCTGGAGAAGGCCAACAAGGAGGCCGCCGACAAGGCCAAGGCCAAGCTGGAGGCGGAAGGCGCCAAGGTCACCCTCAAGTGA
- a CDS encoding DNA-directed RNA polymerase subunit beta', whose translation MLDVNFFDELRIGLATADDIRQWSHGEVKKPETINYRTLKPEKDGLFCEKIFGPQRDWECYCGKYKRVRFKGIICERCGVEVTRSKVRRERMGHIELAAPVTHIWYFKGVPSRLGYLLDLAPKDLEKIIYFASYVITGVDAEARHRDMSTIENEIFAEKRQSENSRDSEIEKRAAKLEADLAELEAEGAKADVRRKVKESGEREMRQIRDRAQREIDRLDEVLDTFRKLEPKQLVTDELLYRELRDRFDPYFTGGMGAEAIKTLLHNMDLDAEADNLREIIRSGKGQRKIRALKRLKVVAAFLSTRNSPQGMVLDCVPVIPPDLRPMVQLDGGRFATSDLNDLYRRVINRNNRLKRLIDLGAPEIIVNNEKRMLQEAVDALFDNGRRGRPVTGPGNRPLKSLSDMLKGKQGRFRQNLLGKRVDYSGRSVIVVGPKLKLHQCGLPKQMALELFKPFVMKRLVDLNHAQNIKSAKRMVERQRPVVWDVLEEVISEHPVLLNRAPTLHRLGIQAFEPQLVEGKAIQIHPLVCTAFNADFDGDQMAVHVPLSAEAQAEARILMLSSNNILKPSDGKPVTMPTQDMIIGLYHLTHRTEGLLGEGRVFSSDAEARMAFDNGELHLQSPVRIRLRGVVDVDNGAGAARWTAPEQWQPGEPLIVDTTLGRVLFNEVMPVGYRFVNYEVRKSQLSAIVNDLAERFPKVALAATLDGLKEAGYHWATWSGVTIGMQDVIAPPHKQETLERYEKEADRIDKQYQRGLMTGEERRGELIEIWTKATNEIAKDLETALPQENPLWKMIHSGARGNLLQLRQIAAIRGLVANPKGEIIPRPIKSSYREGLSVLEYFISTHGARKGLADTALRTADSGYLTRRLVDVSQDVIIREEDCGTDRAITMQVGERLDGKLVVHEFAETGVHARTLAEDIKGADGEVVVERGADLNSILVDKLVAAGVETVRVRSVLTCESKLGVCGACYGRSLPTGKTVDIGEAVGIIAAQSIGEPGTQLTMRTFHTGGVAGEDITQGLPRVQEIFEARVPKGKAPIADTPGRVRIEDGERSRKIIVVPDDGSDEIVYDKISKRVRLRVHDGDHVTVGEKLTEGTIDPHELLRILGPRAVQVHLTQEVQEVYRSQGVLIHDKHIEIIIRQMLKRVTVIDSGGTELLPGVLVDRAVFESENRRLVAEGGEPAAGRPMLMGITKASLATDSWLSAASFQETTRVLTDAAINARSDSLIGLKENVIIGKLIPAGTGISKYRNVRVEPTEEAKAKVYSMTGYPETDYGFGPASGQAVPLDDFDFGSYR comes from the coding sequence GTGCTCGACGTCAACTTCTTCGACGAGTTGCGCATCGGTCTCGCCACCGCCGACGACATCCGTCAGTGGTCCCACGGCGAGGTCAAGAAGCCCGAGACGATCAACTACCGCACCCTGAAGCCGGAAAAGGACGGACTCTTCTGCGAGAAGATCTTCGGTCCGCAGCGGGACTGGGAGTGCTACTGCGGCAAGTACAAGCGGGTCCGGTTCAAGGGCATCATCTGTGAGCGCTGCGGCGTCGAGGTGACCCGCTCCAAGGTTCGCCGGGAGCGGATGGGGCACATCGAGCTCGCCGCGCCGGTCACCCACATCTGGTACTTCAAGGGCGTCCCGAGCCGGCTCGGCTACCTGCTGGACCTGGCTCCCAAGGACCTCGAGAAGATCATCTACTTCGCGTCGTACGTGATCACCGGAGTGGACGCCGAGGCGCGCCACCGCGACATGTCGACGATCGAGAACGAGATCTTCGCCGAGAAGCGCCAGTCGGAGAACAGCCGCGACTCGGAGATCGAGAAGCGGGCCGCCAAGCTGGAGGCCGATCTGGCCGAGCTGGAGGCCGAGGGCGCCAAGGCCGACGTACGCCGCAAGGTCAAGGAGTCCGGCGAGCGCGAGATGCGCCAGATCCGGGACCGTGCGCAGCGGGAGATCGACCGGCTCGACGAGGTGCTCGACACCTTCCGCAAGCTGGAGCCGAAGCAGCTGGTCACCGACGAGCTGCTCTACCGGGAGCTACGGGACCGGTTCGACCCGTACTTCACCGGCGGCATGGGCGCTGAGGCGATCAAGACCCTGCTGCACAACATGGATCTCGACGCCGAGGCCGACAACCTGCGCGAGATCATCCGCAGCGGCAAGGGCCAGCGCAAGATCCGCGCGCTCAAGCGGCTCAAGGTGGTCGCCGCGTTCCTCAGCACCCGTAACTCGCCGCAGGGCATGGTGCTCGACTGCGTACCGGTGATCCCGCCGGACCTGCGCCCGATGGTGCAGCTCGACGGTGGCCGGTTCGCGACCAGCGACCTCAACGACCTGTACCGCCGGGTGATCAACCGGAACAACCGGTTGAAGCGGCTGATCGACCTCGGCGCACCCGAGATCATCGTCAACAACGAGAAGCGGATGCTGCAGGAGGCCGTCGACGCGCTGTTCGACAACGGCCGCCGCGGCCGGCCGGTCACCGGCCCGGGCAACCGTCCGCTGAAGTCGCTGTCCGACATGCTCAAGGGCAAGCAGGGCCGGTTCCGGCAGAACCTGCTCGGCAAGCGGGTCGACTACTCCGGCCGGTCGGTCATCGTCGTCGGTCCGAAGCTGAAGCTGCACCAGTGCGGTCTGCCCAAGCAGATGGCGCTGGAGCTGTTCAAGCCGTTCGTGATGAAGCGTCTGGTCGATCTCAACCACGCGCAGAACATCAAGTCCGCCAAGCGGATGGTCGAGCGGCAGCGGCCGGTCGTGTGGGACGTGCTCGAAGAGGTCATCTCCGAGCACCCGGTGCTGCTCAACCGGGCACCGACCCTGCACCGCCTCGGCATCCAGGCGTTCGAGCCGCAGCTGGTCGAGGGCAAGGCGATCCAGATCCACCCGCTGGTCTGCACCGCCTTCAACGCCGACTTCGACGGTGACCAGATGGCGGTGCACGTACCGCTGTCGGCCGAGGCGCAGGCCGAGGCCCGGATCCTGATGCTGTCGTCGAACAACATCCTCAAGCCGTCCGACGGCAAGCCGGTGACCATGCCCACCCAGGACATGATCATCGGGCTGTACCACCTGACCCACCGGACCGAGGGACTGCTCGGCGAGGGTCGGGTGTTCAGCTCCGACGCCGAGGCGCGGATGGCCTTCGACAACGGCGAGCTGCACCTGCAGTCGCCGGTGCGGATCCGGCTGCGCGGCGTCGTCGACGTCGACAACGGGGCCGGCGCGGCGCGGTGGACCGCTCCCGAGCAGTGGCAGCCGGGCGAGCCGCTGATCGTCGACACCACCCTCGGCCGGGTGCTGTTCAACGAGGTCATGCCGGTCGGCTACCGCTTCGTCAACTACGAGGTCCGCAAGAGCCAGCTGTCGGCGATCGTCAACGACCTGGCCGAGCGGTTCCCGAAGGTCGCCCTCGCGGCGACCCTCGACGGGCTCAAGGAGGCCGGCTACCACTGGGCCACCTGGTCCGGGGTGACGATCGGCATGCAGGACGTCATCGCACCGCCGCACAAGCAGGAGACCCTGGAGCGGTACGAGAAGGAAGCCGACCGGATCGACAAGCAGTACCAGCGTGGTCTGATGACCGGCGAAGAGCGGCGCGGTGAGCTGATCGAGATCTGGACCAAGGCGACCAACGAGATCGCCAAGGACCTGGAGACGGCGCTGCCCCAGGAGAACCCGCTGTGGAAGATGATCCACTCGGGTGCCCGGGGCAACCTGCTGCAGCTGCGGCAGATCGCCGCGATCCGTGGCCTGGTGGCCAACCCGAAGGGCGAGATCATCCCGCGGCCGATCAAGTCGAGCTACCGGGAAGGTCTGTCCGTGCTGGAGTACTTCATCTCCACGCACGGTGCCCGTAAGGGTCTGGCCGACACGGCGCTGCGGACCGCAGACTCGGGTTACCTGACCCGTCGTCTGGTCGACGTCTCGCAGGACGTCATCATCCGCGAGGAGGACTGCGGCACCGACCGGGCGATCACCATGCAGGTCGGTGAGCGTCTCGACGGCAAGCTGGTGGTGCACGAGTTCGCGGAGACCGGCGTACACGCCCGTACCCTCGCCGAGGACATCAAGGGTGCCGACGGCGAGGTCGTGGTCGAGCGTGGCGCGGACCTCAACTCGATCCTGGTCGACAAGCTGGTCGCCGCCGGGGTCGAGACCGTCCGGGTACGCAGCGTGCTCACCTGCGAGTCGAAGCTCGGCGTCTGCGGTGCCTGCTACGGCCGGTCACTGCCGACCGGCAAGACCGTGGACATCGGCGAGGCGGTCGGCATCATCGCCGCCCAGTCGATCGGTGAGCCGGGCACCCAGCTGACGATGCGGACCTTCCACACCGGTGGTGTCGCGGGCGAGGACATCACCCAGGGTCTGCCCCGGGTGCAGGAGATCTTCGAGGCGCGGGTGCCCAAGGGCAAGGCGCCGATCGCCGACACCCCGGGTCGGGTGCGGATCGAGGACGGCGAGCGGTCCCGGAAGATCATCGTGGTGCCGGACGACGGCAGCGACGAGATCGTCTACGACAAGATCTCCAAGCGGGTCCGGCTGCGGGTGCACGACGGCGACCACGTCACCGTCGGCGAGAAGCTCACCGAGGGCACCATCGACCCGCACGAGTTGCTGCGGATCCTCGGCCCCCGGGCGGTGCAGGTCCACCTGACCCAGGAGGTCCAGGAGGTCTACCGCTCGCAGGGCGTGCTGATCCACGACAAGCACATCGAGATCATCATCCGGCAGATGCTCAAGCGGGTGACGGTCATCGACTCCGGCGGCACCGAGCTGCTGCCGGGCGTGCTGGTGGACCGGGCGGTGTTCGAGTCGGAGAACCGCCGACTCGTCGCCGAGGGCGGCGAGCCCGCCGCTGGCCGGCCGATGCTGATGGGTATCACCAAGGCGTCGCTGGCCACCGACTCCTGGCTCTCGGCGGCCTCCTTCCAGGAGACCACCCGGGTGCTGACCGACGCGGCGATCAACGCGCGCAGCGACTCGCTGATCGGCCTCAAGGAGAACGTGATCATCGGTAAGCTCATCCCGGCCGGTACCGGCATCAGCAAGTACCGCAACGTCCGGGTCGAGCCGACCGAGGAAGCGAAGGCGAAGGTCTACTCGATGACCGGGTACCCGGAGACCGACTACGGGTTCGGGCCGGCCAGCGGGCAGGCTGTCCCGCTGGACGACTTCGACTTCGGTTCCTACCGCTGA
- the rplK gene encoding 50S ribosomal protein L11 has protein sequence MPPKKKLVKTFTLQLPAGQATPAPPVGPALGQHGVNIMEFCKSYNAQTESQRGDIVPAEISVYEDRTFTFVLKTPPAARLLLKAAGIPKGSGVPHTTKVGSVTGAQLREIAEKKMADLNANSVEQAEKIIAGTARSMGITVKE, from the coding sequence ATGCCTCCGAAGAAGAAGCTCGTCAAGACGTTCACGCTGCAGTTGCCGGCGGGCCAGGCCACCCCGGCGCCGCCGGTCGGCCCGGCACTCGGCCAGCACGGCGTGAACATCATGGAGTTCTGCAAGTCCTACAACGCGCAGACCGAATCGCAGCGGGGCGACATCGTCCCGGCTGAGATCAGCGTGTACGAGGACCGGACCTTCACCTTCGTGCTGAAGACCCCGCCGGCGGCCCGGCTGCTGCTCAAGGCCGCCGGTATCCCGAAGGGCTCCGGGGTGCCGCACACCACCAAGGTCGGCTCGGTGACCGGCGCGCAGCTGCGCGAGATCGCCGAGAAGAAGATGGCCGACCTCAACGCCAACAGCGTCGAACAGGCGGAGAAGATCATCGCCGGGACTGCCCGGTCGATGGGCATCACCGTCAAGGAATGA
- the rplJ gene encoding 50S ribosomal protein L10: MADKPVRADKATAVAELTERFRESGAAVLTEYRGLTVAQLTQLRRSLGQSATYSVAKNTLAKRAASDAGIDGLDELFTGPTALTFVSGDVVEAAKGLRDFAKANPMLVIKGGVFEGRAITAAEVTKLADLESREVLLAKMAGAMKANLSKAAAVLQAPLSKTARLAAALQDKRESEGTPA; this comes from the coding sequence ATGGCGGACAAGCCGGTTCGTGCCGACAAGGCCACCGCGGTCGCCGAGCTGACCGAGCGCTTCCGGGAGTCGGGAGCCGCGGTGCTCACCGAGTACCGTGGTCTCACCGTTGCCCAGCTGACCCAGCTGCGCCGTTCGTTGGGGCAGAGCGCGACCTACTCGGTGGCGAAGAACACCCTGGCCAAGCGGGCCGCGTCGGACGCGGGCATCGACGGACTCGACGAGCTGTTCACCGGTCCTACCGCGCTCACCTTCGTCTCCGGCGACGTGGTGGAGGCTGCCAAGGGCCTGCGCGACTTCGCCAAGGCCAACCCGATGCTCGTCATCAAGGGTGGGGTCTTCGAAGGACGCGCGATCACCGCGGCCGAGGTCACCAAGCTGGCCGACCTCGAGTCCCGTGAGGTGCTGCTGGCCAAGATGGCCGGCGCCATGAAGGCGAACCTGAGCAAGGCCGCGGCCGTGCTGCAGGCGCCGTTGTCGAAGACCGCCCGCCTGGCGGCAGCGCTGCAGGACAAGCGCGAATCCGAGGGTACGCCGGCCTGA
- the secE gene encoding preprotein translocase subunit SecE, whose translation MAERNRRGDDAADDRPEDEAFDETSVTDDDVDDDEPVARGGTATRSKAKAESADGRPKAKSEARVGFFGRIIRFIREVVAELRKVIWPTRKELLTYTAVVVVFIAVMLTIVAGLDFAFAKGVLWVFGNPS comes from the coding sequence ATGGCCGAGAGGAACCGGCGTGGCGATGACGCCGCGGACGACCGCCCCGAGGACGAGGCGTTCGACGAGACGTCCGTTACGGACGACGACGTCGATGACGACGAGCCGGTAGCGCGGGGTGGCACGGCCACCCGGTCCAAGGCGAAGGCCGAGTCGGCGGACGGTCGTCCGAAGGCCAAGTCCGAGGCCCGTGTGGGCTTTTTTGGCCGGATCATCCGGTTCATCCGCGAAGTGGTCGCCGAACTGCGTAAGGTCATCTGGCCGACTCGGAAAGAGTTGCTGACCTACACCGCCGTCGTCGTCGTGTTCATCGCGGTCATGCTGACCATCGTGGCCGGGCTGGACTTCGCGTTCGCCAAGGGTGTGCTGTGGGTATTCGGTAACCCCAGCTGA